One genomic segment of Melospiza melodia melodia isolate bMelMel2 chromosome 22, bMelMel2.pri, whole genome shotgun sequence includes these proteins:
- the SH2D3C gene encoding SH2 domain-containing protein 3C isoform X3, which yields MTALGRRFPTLGQGSHHDGLESGSEYVKFSKEKYILDSSPEKLHKELEEELKLSSTDLRSHAWYHGRIPREVSESLVQRNGDFLIRDSLTSLGDYVLTCRWRNEALHFKINKVTVKSSDGHSHVQYLFEQESFDHVPALVRFYVGNRKAISEQSGAIIYCPINRTFPLRYLEASYGLANGKHGGAHSPSSQKGHIKRRSITMTDGLTADKITRAEGCPTSVSLPHHRDIIRNCAVSVDQIQDLHSPMSPISENPASPAYSTVTRLKPHACQASGITPASPVIRRSSEPQLCHGNSSKPLADPAHSSHSTPCHGYARASPSPSVSSYSDPDTGHYCQLHPSSPLSRDRPAHDTRQPPAKSYVERLKVEEGQRGTVDNSSGEAEAGQRLKAELDFKGFVPPTMETASSFNPAAFQSLLIPLDNKPLEMTVLKKVKELLAEVDVKTLAKHITKVDCLVARILGVTVEMQRLMGVSSGMELLTLPHGHQLRLDLLERFHTMSIMIAVDILGCTGSTEERAALLHKTIQLAAELKSTMGNMFSFAAVMSALEMTQIARLEQTWMVLRQRHTEGAILYEKKLKPFLKSLNEGKEGPPLTNTTFPHIIPLVTLLERDEALTESPEPWEATDSGVEVVMAHLEAARMVAHHGGLYHTNAEVKLQGFQGKAELLEVFSTEFQLRLLWGSRGAESSQAERYEKFDKVLTALSHKLEPAVRFSEL from the exons CCACCACGATGGCCTGGAGTCTGGCAGTGAATACGTGAAG TTCTCCAAGGAGAAATACATCCTTGACTCATCTCCAGAAAAGCTTCACAAGGAGCTGGAAGAGGAGCTGAAGCTGAGCAGCACTGACCTGCGCAGCCATGCTTGGTACCACGGCCGCATCCCCCGGGAG gtgTCCGAGAGCCTTGTGCAGAGGAACGGCGACTTCCTGATCCGCGACTCGCTCACCAGCCTGGGCGACTACGTGCTGACGTGCCGCTGGCGCAACGAGGCGCTGCACTTCAAGATCAACAAGGTGACGGTCAAGTCCAGCGATGGCCACAGCCACGTCCAGTACCtctttgagcaggagagcttcgaCCACGTGCCTGCCCTGGTGCGCTTCTACGTGGGGAACCGCAAGGCCATCTCGGAGCAGAGCGGGGCCATCATCTACTGCCCCATCAACCGCACCTTCCCCCTGCGCTACCTGGAGGCCAGCTACGGGCTGGCCAACGGCAAGCACGGCGGAGCCCACAGCCCCTCCAGCCAGAAAGGGCACATCAAGAGGAGGAGCATCACCATGACGGACGGGCTGACCGCAGACAAGATCacccgggctgagggctgcccAACCAG cgTGTCCCTGCCCCACCACAGAGACATCATCCGCAACTGTGCTGTCAGCGTGGACCAGATCCAAGACCTGCactcccccatgtcccccatctcTGAGAACCCAGCATCACCTGCCTACAGCACAG TCACACGGCTAAAGCCACACGCCTGCCAAGCATCTGGAATCACCCCAGCCTCCCCGGTCATAAGAAGGTCCAgcgagccccagctgtgccatgggAACAGCAGCAAACCTCTCGCAGACCCTGCCCACAGCTCCCACTCCACTCCCTGCCACGGGTACGCCCGAGCCTCCCCCTCTCCCTCGGTGAGCAGCTACAGCGACCCGGACACGGGGCACTACTGCCAGCTGCACCCCAGCTcgcccctcagcagggacaggccgGCCCACGACACCAGGCAGCCACCAGCAAAGAGCTACGTGGAGAGGCTAAAGGTGGAGGAAGGACAGAGAGGGACTGTGGACAACAGCTCTGGGGAAGCAGAGGCAGGGCAGAGGCTGAAAGCAGAGCTGGACTTCAAGGGCTTTGTGCCCCCCACCATGGAAACAGCCTCCTCCTTCAACCCTGCTGCCTTCCAGTCCCTGCTCATCCCCCTAGATAACAAACCTCTGGAGATGACTGTGCTAAAGAAGGTCAAAGAGCTGCTGGCGGAGGTGGACGTGAAGACACTGGCCAAACACATCACCAAAGTGGATTGCCTG GTGGCCCGGATATTGGGTGTGACAGTGGAGATGCAGCGGCTCATGGGGGTGAGCTCTGGCATGGAGCTGCTCACCCTTCCCCACGGGCACCAGCTCCGCCTGGACCTGCTGGAACG GTTTCACACCATGTCCATCATGATCGCTGTGGacatcctgggctgcacaggCAGCACGGAGGAGCGGGCAGCCCTGCTCCACAAAACCATCCAGCTGGCTGCCGAGCTGAAGAGCACCATGGGGAACATGTTCAGCTTTGCAGCTGTAATGAGCGCCCTGGAAATGACACAG ATTGCCCGGCTGGAGCAGACCTGGATGGTGCTGAGGCAGCGGCACACCGAGGGTGCAATCCTCTATGAGAAGAAGCTTAAGCCATTCCTGAAGAGCCTGAATGAAGGGAAAG AAGGACCACCGCTGACCAACACCACCTTTCCCCACATCATACCCctcgtgaccctgctggagcggGACGAGGCCCTCACGGAAAGCCCCGAGCCCTGGGAGGCCACTGACAGCGGCGTGGAGGTGGTCATGGCCCACCTGGAGGCAGCACGGATGGTGGCCCACCACGGTGGCCTCTACCACACCAACGCCGAGGTGAAGCTGCAGG GTTTCCAGGGCAAAGCGGAGCTGCTGGAAGTGTTCAGCACCGAGTTCCAGCTGCggctgctgtggggcagccgtGGGGCTGAGAGCAGCCAGGCTGAGCGCTACGAGAAGTTCGACAAGGTGCTCACTGCCCTGTCCCACAAGCTGGAGCCAGCAGTGCGCTTCAGCGAGCTGTGA
- the SH2D3C gene encoding SH2 domain-containing protein 3C isoform X4, giving the protein MTERCSLWSALSAAACCFYRGSFMQVQFSKEKYILDSSPEKLHKELEEELKLSSTDLRSHAWYHGRIPREVSESLVQRNGDFLIRDSLTSLGDYVLTCRWRNEALHFKINKVTVKSSDGHSHVQYLFEQESFDHVPALVRFYVGNRKAISEQSGAIIYCPINRTFPLRYLEASYGLANGKHGGAHSPSSQKGHIKRRSITMTDGLTADKITRAEGCPTSVSLPHHRDIIRNCAVSVDQIQDLHSPMSPISENPASPAYSTVTRLKPHACQASGITPASPVIRRSSEPQLCHGNSSKPLADPAHSSHSTPCHGYARASPSPSVSSYSDPDTGHYCQLHPSSPLSRDRPAHDTRQPPAKSYVERLKVEEGQRGTVDNSSGEAEAGQRLKAELDFKGFVPPTMETASSFNPAAFQSLLIPLDNKPLEMTVLKKVKELLAEVDVKTLAKHITKVDCLVARILGVTVEMQRLMGVSSGMELLTLPHGHQLRLDLLERFHTMSIMIAVDILGCTGSTEERAALLHKTIQLAAELKSTMGNMFSFAAVMSALEMTQIARLEQTWMVLRQRHTEGAILYEKKLKPFLKSLNEGKEGPPLTNTTFPHIIPLVTLLERDEALTESPEPWEATDSGVEVVMAHLEAARMVAHHGGLYHTNAEVKLQGFQGKAELLEVFSTEFQLRLLWGSRGAESSQAERYEKFDKVLTALSHKLEPAVRFSEL; this is encoded by the exons ATGACGGAgcggtgcagcctgtggagcgcCCTGTCCGCGGCCGCCTGCTGCTTCTACCGCGGCTCCTTCATGCAGGTGCAG TTCTCCAAGGAGAAATACATCCTTGACTCATCTCCAGAAAAGCTTCACAAGGAGCTGGAAGAGGAGCTGAAGCTGAGCAGCACTGACCTGCGCAGCCATGCTTGGTACCACGGCCGCATCCCCCGGGAG gtgTCCGAGAGCCTTGTGCAGAGGAACGGCGACTTCCTGATCCGCGACTCGCTCACCAGCCTGGGCGACTACGTGCTGACGTGCCGCTGGCGCAACGAGGCGCTGCACTTCAAGATCAACAAGGTGACGGTCAAGTCCAGCGATGGCCACAGCCACGTCCAGTACCtctttgagcaggagagcttcgaCCACGTGCCTGCCCTGGTGCGCTTCTACGTGGGGAACCGCAAGGCCATCTCGGAGCAGAGCGGGGCCATCATCTACTGCCCCATCAACCGCACCTTCCCCCTGCGCTACCTGGAGGCCAGCTACGGGCTGGCCAACGGCAAGCACGGCGGAGCCCACAGCCCCTCCAGCCAGAAAGGGCACATCAAGAGGAGGAGCATCACCATGACGGACGGGCTGACCGCAGACAAGATCacccgggctgagggctgcccAACCAG cgTGTCCCTGCCCCACCACAGAGACATCATCCGCAACTGTGCTGTCAGCGTGGACCAGATCCAAGACCTGCactcccccatgtcccccatctcTGAGAACCCAGCATCACCTGCCTACAGCACAG TCACACGGCTAAAGCCACACGCCTGCCAAGCATCTGGAATCACCCCAGCCTCCCCGGTCATAAGAAGGTCCAgcgagccccagctgtgccatgggAACAGCAGCAAACCTCTCGCAGACCCTGCCCACAGCTCCCACTCCACTCCCTGCCACGGGTACGCCCGAGCCTCCCCCTCTCCCTCGGTGAGCAGCTACAGCGACCCGGACACGGGGCACTACTGCCAGCTGCACCCCAGCTcgcccctcagcagggacaggccgGCCCACGACACCAGGCAGCCACCAGCAAAGAGCTACGTGGAGAGGCTAAAGGTGGAGGAAGGACAGAGAGGGACTGTGGACAACAGCTCTGGGGAAGCAGAGGCAGGGCAGAGGCTGAAAGCAGAGCTGGACTTCAAGGGCTTTGTGCCCCCCACCATGGAAACAGCCTCCTCCTTCAACCCTGCTGCCTTCCAGTCCCTGCTCATCCCCCTAGATAACAAACCTCTGGAGATGACTGTGCTAAAGAAGGTCAAAGAGCTGCTGGCGGAGGTGGACGTGAAGACACTGGCCAAACACATCACCAAAGTGGATTGCCTG GTGGCCCGGATATTGGGTGTGACAGTGGAGATGCAGCGGCTCATGGGGGTGAGCTCTGGCATGGAGCTGCTCACCCTTCCCCACGGGCACCAGCTCCGCCTGGACCTGCTGGAACG GTTTCACACCATGTCCATCATGATCGCTGTGGacatcctgggctgcacaggCAGCACGGAGGAGCGGGCAGCCCTGCTCCACAAAACCATCCAGCTGGCTGCCGAGCTGAAGAGCACCATGGGGAACATGTTCAGCTTTGCAGCTGTAATGAGCGCCCTGGAAATGACACAG ATTGCCCGGCTGGAGCAGACCTGGATGGTGCTGAGGCAGCGGCACACCGAGGGTGCAATCCTCTATGAGAAGAAGCTTAAGCCATTCCTGAAGAGCCTGAATGAAGGGAAAG AAGGACCACCGCTGACCAACACCACCTTTCCCCACATCATACCCctcgtgaccctgctggagcggGACGAGGCCCTCACGGAAAGCCCCGAGCCCTGGGAGGCCACTGACAGCGGCGTGGAGGTGGTCATGGCCCACCTGGAGGCAGCACGGATGGTGGCCCACCACGGTGGCCTCTACCACACCAACGCCGAGGTGAAGCTGCAGG GTTTCCAGGGCAAAGCGGAGCTGCTGGAAGTGTTCAGCACCGAGTTCCAGCTGCggctgctgtggggcagccgtGGGGCTGAGAGCAGCCAGGCTGAGCGCTACGAGAAGTTCGACAAGGTGCTCACTGCCCTGTCCCACAAGCTGGAGCCAGCAGTGCGCTTCAGCGAGCTGTGA